One Bombus huntii isolate Logan2020A chromosome 12, iyBomHunt1.1, whole genome shotgun sequence DNA segment encodes these proteins:
- the LOC126871867 gene encoding tight junction protein ZO-1 isoform X1: protein MVDRSIVRRKNSNDSSGISNTRYDKPGYETAHISNRPSAHFSLFFRKLVFTVPLTEYFSGLIVRSLFRQAFLEARYRRRSLVRKRQYRLLIEMRIFSKLFHHGKKKKKRHDLKKSTQRRRNYVPQDNFLLAGNQHGRERRRRKNGDRAWEVHHVTVTRVPGYGFGIAVSGGRDNPHFTNGDPAIAISDVLKAGPAEGKLQVNDRIISANGISLEGADYGAAIRVLRDSGSTVLLVVKRRASSNTSGSIGNSTLQSHRLTLTRNNKKDDFGIVLGCRLYVKEVTRDNTGVKPGDVLTRIGSVATDNMTLKEAKKLMDQCKDRLSIVVTRDNSCCHVQQQAKSETGEYVSGTTSYSSQNLYVPPPTRQPIEDKSNLVPRGRARGPLMDVSLSQLDLPATPTVDPPRPPPPRPEDYYSTRRQLYDEDLSRNKLPMPDPRFITFQKEGSVGVRLSGGNETGVFVTAVQAGSPASLQGLQPGDKILKINDMDMKGVTREEAVLFLLSLQEQIDLIVQHRRQEYDQVVASGKGDSFHIKTHFHYEQPQKGEMSFRSGDVFHVVDTLHNGVVGSWQVFRIGRNNQEVQKGIIPNKARAEELATAQFNATKKEMSASESRGSFFRRRRSSHRRSKSLGRDHWDDVVFSDSVSKFPAYERVILRHPGFVRPVVLFGPVADLAREKLLKDFPDKFTSPQMENQLDDNIGKNTKSSGIIRLSAIREVMDRGKHALLDITPNAVDRLNYAQFYPIVIFLKAETKQIIKEMRAGIPKSAHKSSKKLLEQCQKLDKIWGHIFSAVITLTTPEAWYRKLRELIDRQQQGLLWMSQTKPEEALSDDFLFPMTSRLSYASSPESDLELSPAPALPGALGAPSRLKSSSDPSIATQDDIAAPPPYSTTYQQSFEQPKRRSQGAMGDGKYGFSLSGQVSNQSGSPEYLGGSFEPRSSSHHSPPDLPPRVDRNAKPSSQQQRNTIGRSAQERLLNKTDSVLDVANYINATPHKANATSSLERAQPKAGSYDSMSSYDSYNNTNGNTSYGVPGLSTSTGRLGPNVPDDLKSSGGPARPHDPYRFTRSTAQPIPNHDSQPRTDYAKYSRTTDYKSITLPQNKPGGSYKPIPPPKPKNYRPPQTSLTQTENNGNEVNNTHQHSKSYSIATSHVEGINNVQRNSGQYYYNIPPPNRHDSNLGNSHHNLSHLSTPAHNHSLSHTHAHCSPPMSTHSHSNSASQLSLGLSHNRNSVNHNGYVVNNGHNAPGQSFPTSPGHNREPSGLDLAGSREQRGSAFELYRKPVHHYNAS, encoded by the exons CTTCCGCAAATTAGTGTTCACCGTTCCTCTAACCGAATATTTCTCCGGCTTGATCGTTAGAAGTTTGTTTCGTCAAGCTTTTCTCGAAGCACG TTACCGACGGAGATCGCTAGTAAGAAAACGTCAATATCGACTATTGATTGAGATGAGGATATTCAGTAAATTGTTTCACCATggcaagaagaagaaaaaacggcatgatttaaaaaaaagtacaCAAAGAAGAAGGAACTATGTACCTCaagataattttcttttagcTGGGAATCAACAtggaagagagagaagaagacGTAAG AACGGCGACAGAGCATGGGAGGTTCATCATGTTACTGTTACCAGAGTTCCGGGTTACGGATTCGGTATTGCTGTTTCTGGTGGTCGGGATAATCCTCATTTCACTAACGGCGATCCTGCTATCGCGATTTCTGATGTCTTGAAAGCTGGACCGGCCGAAGGAAAATTGca AGTAAATGATCGCATAATATCTGCCAATGGAATATCGTTAGAGGGCGCCGATTATGGAGCAGCAATTCGTGTTCTCAGGGATTCCGGATCGACGGTTCTTTTAGTTGTTAAGCGTAGAGCTTCGTCGAATACTTCTGGAAGTATAGGAAATTCCACTCTTCAGAGTCATCGGTTGACTTTAacgagaaataataaaaaagatg ATTTCGGGATTGTTCTTGGGTGTCGTCTTTACGTGAAAGAAGTAACTCGAGATAACACAGGGGTGAAACCGGGAGACGTTTTAACGCGAATCGGCAGCGTGGCTACGGATAACATGACCTTAAAGGAAGCTAAGAAATTGATGGATCAGTGCAAAGATAGATTGTCGATCGTGGTAACTCGAGACAACTCCTGCTGTCACGTTCAACAACAGGCAAAGAGCGAAACTGGTGAATATGTTTCTGGTACGACGAGTTACAGTAGCCAGAACTTGTACGTTCCACCTCCAACGAGACAACCGATAGAGGACAAGAGCAATCTTGTTCCTAGAGGTCGTGCAAGAGGGCCATTGATGGATGTATCTCTCAGTCAATTGGATCTTCCTGCGACACCTACGGTAGACCCTCCCAGGCCACCGCCTCCTAGACCAGAAG ATTATTACAGCACAAGGAGACAATTGTACGATGAAGATCTATCTAGGAACAAGCTTCCAAT GCCCGATCCTCGATTTATTACTTTCCAAAAGGAGGGATCAGTGGGCGTTAGATTAAGTGGCGGAAACGAAACTGGCGTTTTCGTGACAGCCGTTCAAGCAGGAAGCCCGGCGTCTCTTCAGGGTTTACAACCTGGAGATAAgattttaaaa ATAAACGATATGGACATGAAAGGAGTAACAAGAGAAGAGGCTGTCCTTTTCTTACTTAGCCTCCAAGAACAAATTGATTTGATCGTTCAACACCGACGACAGGAATACGATCAAGTAGTAGCATCTGGAAAGGGCGATTCTTTTCACATAAA AACTCATTTCCATTACGAACAACCGCAAAAAGGTGAAATGAGTTTTCGTAGCGGAGATGTGTTTCACGTTGTAGACACGCTGCACAACGGTGTTGTCGGCTCGTGGCAGGTGTTTCGTATTGGTAGGAATAATCAGGAAGTACAAAAAGGAATAATTCCAAATAAAGCACGAGCCGAAGAACTAGCAACGGCGCAATTCAATGCAACCAAGAAGGAAATGAGTGCCAGTGAAAGCAGAGGTAGTTTCTTTAGGAGAAGACGAAGCAGTCATAGACGTTCTAAATCTCTTGGCAGa GATCATTGGGACGATGTAGTATTTTCAGACAGTGTTAGCAAATTTCCAGCGTATGAAAGAGTAATCTTAAGGCACCCAGGATTTGTCAGACCCGTAGTATTATTTGGTCCTGTCGCAGATCTAGCTAGAGAAAAGTTGTTGAAAGACTTTCCTGATAAATTCACGTCTCCGC AAATGGAAAATCAGTTAGATGATAACATTGGAAAGAATACAAAGTCATCGGGTATCATTCGACTTAGTGCTATCAGAGAAGTGATGGATCGAGGAAAACATGCTTTATTGGACATCACTCCAAACGCAGTGGATCGATTGAATTATGCGCAATTCTATCCTATAGTCATTTTTCTGAAAGCTGAAACGAAACAAATTATCAAGGAGATGCGTGCCGGAATTCCTAA ATCGGCGCATAAAAGTAGTAAAAAGCTTCTGGAGCAGTGTCAAAAATTAGATAAAATTTGGGGCCATATATTCAGCGCGGTGATTACATTAACCACACCGGAAGCTTGGTATCGAAAATTAAGAGAACTGATCGACCGACAACAACAAGGACTACTTTGGATGAGTCAAACTAAG CCGGAAGAAGCACTCTCGGATGACTTCCTATTCCCGATGACTTCTCGCCTCTCCTATGCTTCCTCTCCGGAGAGTGACTTGGAACTTAGTCCGGCACCAGCTTTGCCGGGTGCTTTGGGTGCACCGTCTAGATTGAAAAGCAGCTCCGATCCAAGCATCGCTACGCAAGACGACATTGCTGCACCTCCTCCATATTCGACCACTTACCAg CAATCCTTCGAACAACCAAAAAGAAGATCACAAGGGGCAATGGGAGATGGAAAATACGGATTTTCATTATCAGGACAAGTTAGCAATCAATCAGGATCACCAGAATATTTAGGTGGTTCATTCGAGCCACGATCTTCTTCTCATCATAGTCCTCCTGATTTACCTCCAAGAGTGGATCGTAATGCAAAGCCGAGTAGTCAACAGCAAAGAAACACTATCGGGAGGTCTGCACAAGAACGGTTGCTAAATAAGACAGACTCGGTATTGGACGTTGCAAATTATATAAATGCAACACCTCATAAAGCTAATGCCACATCATCTCTCGAAAGAGCCCAACCAAAAGCG GGAAGCTACGATAGCATGTCTTCTTATGATTCctataataatacaaatggAAATACCAGTTATGGAGTACCGGGTTTAAGTACGTCAACCGGTCGATTGGGTCCCAATGTCCCAGACGACTTAAAAAGCAGTGGTGGACCGGCAAGACCACACGATCCTTACAGATTCACTAGATCAACTGCGCAACCAATTCCAAATCATGATTCCCAACCACGAACTGATTATGCCAAATACAG CCGCACAACTGATTACAAGTCGATAACGTTACCGCAAAATAAACCTGGAGGATCCTACAAGCCAATACCCCCTCCGAAACCAAAAAACTATAGGCCACCACAAACGAGTTTGACTCAAACAGAAAATAACGGAAATGAAGTAAATAATACTCATCAACATTCAAAGAGTTATTCCATTGCTACTTCTCAT GTAGAAGGTATCAATAATGTCCAACGAAATAGTGGACAGTATTATTACAACATACCACCACCAAATCGACATGATTCAAATCTCGGAAATTCACATCACAATTTAAGTCACCTATCTACGCCTGCGCACAATCACAGTTTGAGTCATACGCATGCGCATTGTAGCCCGCCAATGTCGACTCATAGTCATAGTAATAGTGCCAGTCAGTTAAGCCTCGGTCTTTCACATAATAGAAACAGTGTTAATCACAACGGGTACGTCGTCAACAATGGACACAATGCACCTGGACAAAGTTTCCCAACGAGTCCAGGACATAATCGGGAACCGAGTGGACTAGATCTCGCTGGAAGCAGGGAACAGAGAGGAAGCGCTTTTGAACTTTATCGCAAACCTGTACACCATTACAACGCGAG TTAA
- the LOC126871867 gene encoding tight junction protein ZO-1 isoform X2 yields MDKKECTCSQDGCSEVLNGKTPNFQDEVPQGTRMDRNDSNVGVGNSANPQNSSSTTHGILHNTSVGTDAQNGDRAWEVHHVTVTRVPGYGFGIAVSGGRDNPHFTNGDPAIAISDVLKAGPAEGKLQVNDRIISANGISLEGADYGAAIRVLRDSGSTVLLVVKRRASSNTSGSIGNSTLQSHRLTLTRNNKKDDFGIVLGCRLYVKEVTRDNTGVKPGDVLTRIGSVATDNMTLKEAKKLMDQCKDRLSIVVTRDNSCCHVQQQAKSETGEYVSGTTSYSSQNLYVPPPTRQPIEDKSNLVPRGRARGPLMDVSLSQLDLPATPTVDPPRPPPPRPEDYYSTRRQLYDEDLSRNKLPMPDPRFITFQKEGSVGVRLSGGNETGVFVTAVQAGSPASLQGLQPGDKILKINDMDMKGVTREEAVLFLLSLQEQIDLIVQHRRQEYDQVVASGKGDSFHIKTHFHYEQPQKGEMSFRSGDVFHVVDTLHNGVVGSWQVFRIGRNNQEVQKGIIPNKARAEELATAQFNATKKEMSASESRGSFFRRRRSSHRRSKSLGRDHWDDVVFSDSVSKFPAYERVILRHPGFVRPVVLFGPVADLAREKLLKDFPDKFTSPQMENQLDDNIGKNTKSSGIIRLSAIREVMDRGKHALLDITPNAVDRLNYAQFYPIVIFLKAETKQIIKEMRAGIPKSAHKSSKKLLEQCQKLDKIWGHIFSAVITLTTPEAWYRKLRELIDRQQQGLLWMSQTKPEEALSDDFLFPMTSRLSYASSPESDLELSPAPALPGALGAPSRLKSSSDPSIATQDDIAAPPPYSTTYQQSFEQPKRRSQGAMGDGKYGFSLSGQVSNQSGSPEYLGGSFEPRSSSHHSPPDLPPRVDRNAKPSSQQQRNTIGRSAQERLLNKTDSVLDVANYINATPHKANATSSLERAQPKAGSYDSMSSYDSYNNTNGNTSYGVPGLSTSTGRLGPNVPDDLKSSGGPARPHDPYRFTRSTAQPIPNHDSQPRTDYAKYSRTTDYKSITLPQNKPGGSYKPIPPPKPKNYRPPQTSLTQTENNGNEVNNTHQHSKSYSIATSHVEGINNVQRNSGQYYYNIPPPNRHDSNLGNSHHNLSHLSTPAHNHSLSHTHAHCSPPMSTHSHSNSASQLSLGLSHNRNSVNHNGYVVNNGHNAPGQSFPTSPGHNREPSGLDLAGSREQRGSAFELYRKPVHHYNAR; encoded by the exons ATGGATAAGAAAGAATGCACGTGTAGTCAAGATGGTTGTTCAGAGGTGTTAAACGGAAAGACACCGAATTTTCAAGACGAAGTTCCTCAGGGCACGAGAATGGATAGAAACGATAGCAACGTGGGTGTCGGAAATTCGGCTAATCCCCAAAATTCGTCTTCCACGACACACGGTATTCTTCACAATACTTCGGTTGGAACCGATGCACAG AACGGCGACAGAGCATGGGAGGTTCATCATGTTACTGTTACCAGAGTTCCGGGTTACGGATTCGGTATTGCTGTTTCTGGTGGTCGGGATAATCCTCATTTCACTAACGGCGATCCTGCTATCGCGATTTCTGATGTCTTGAAAGCTGGACCGGCCGAAGGAAAATTGca AGTAAATGATCGCATAATATCTGCCAATGGAATATCGTTAGAGGGCGCCGATTATGGAGCAGCAATTCGTGTTCTCAGGGATTCCGGATCGACGGTTCTTTTAGTTGTTAAGCGTAGAGCTTCGTCGAATACTTCTGGAAGTATAGGAAATTCCACTCTTCAGAGTCATCGGTTGACTTTAacgagaaataataaaaaagatg ATTTCGGGATTGTTCTTGGGTGTCGTCTTTACGTGAAAGAAGTAACTCGAGATAACACAGGGGTGAAACCGGGAGACGTTTTAACGCGAATCGGCAGCGTGGCTACGGATAACATGACCTTAAAGGAAGCTAAGAAATTGATGGATCAGTGCAAAGATAGATTGTCGATCGTGGTAACTCGAGACAACTCCTGCTGTCACGTTCAACAACAGGCAAAGAGCGAAACTGGTGAATATGTTTCTGGTACGACGAGTTACAGTAGCCAGAACTTGTACGTTCCACCTCCAACGAGACAACCGATAGAGGACAAGAGCAATCTTGTTCCTAGAGGTCGTGCAAGAGGGCCATTGATGGATGTATCTCTCAGTCAATTGGATCTTCCTGCGACACCTACGGTAGACCCTCCCAGGCCACCGCCTCCTAGACCAGAAG ATTATTACAGCACAAGGAGACAATTGTACGATGAAGATCTATCTAGGAACAAGCTTCCAAT GCCCGATCCTCGATTTATTACTTTCCAAAAGGAGGGATCAGTGGGCGTTAGATTAAGTGGCGGAAACGAAACTGGCGTTTTCGTGACAGCCGTTCAAGCAGGAAGCCCGGCGTCTCTTCAGGGTTTACAACCTGGAGATAAgattttaaaa ATAAACGATATGGACATGAAAGGAGTAACAAGAGAAGAGGCTGTCCTTTTCTTACTTAGCCTCCAAGAACAAATTGATTTGATCGTTCAACACCGACGACAGGAATACGATCAAGTAGTAGCATCTGGAAAGGGCGATTCTTTTCACATAAA AACTCATTTCCATTACGAACAACCGCAAAAAGGTGAAATGAGTTTTCGTAGCGGAGATGTGTTTCACGTTGTAGACACGCTGCACAACGGTGTTGTCGGCTCGTGGCAGGTGTTTCGTATTGGTAGGAATAATCAGGAAGTACAAAAAGGAATAATTCCAAATAAAGCACGAGCCGAAGAACTAGCAACGGCGCAATTCAATGCAACCAAGAAGGAAATGAGTGCCAGTGAAAGCAGAGGTAGTTTCTTTAGGAGAAGACGAAGCAGTCATAGACGTTCTAAATCTCTTGGCAGa GATCATTGGGACGATGTAGTATTTTCAGACAGTGTTAGCAAATTTCCAGCGTATGAAAGAGTAATCTTAAGGCACCCAGGATTTGTCAGACCCGTAGTATTATTTGGTCCTGTCGCAGATCTAGCTAGAGAAAAGTTGTTGAAAGACTTTCCTGATAAATTCACGTCTCCGC AAATGGAAAATCAGTTAGATGATAACATTGGAAAGAATACAAAGTCATCGGGTATCATTCGACTTAGTGCTATCAGAGAAGTGATGGATCGAGGAAAACATGCTTTATTGGACATCACTCCAAACGCAGTGGATCGATTGAATTATGCGCAATTCTATCCTATAGTCATTTTTCTGAAAGCTGAAACGAAACAAATTATCAAGGAGATGCGTGCCGGAATTCCTAA ATCGGCGCATAAAAGTAGTAAAAAGCTTCTGGAGCAGTGTCAAAAATTAGATAAAATTTGGGGCCATATATTCAGCGCGGTGATTACATTAACCACACCGGAAGCTTGGTATCGAAAATTAAGAGAACTGATCGACCGACAACAACAAGGACTACTTTGGATGAGTCAAACTAAG CCGGAAGAAGCACTCTCGGATGACTTCCTATTCCCGATGACTTCTCGCCTCTCCTATGCTTCCTCTCCGGAGAGTGACTTGGAACTTAGTCCGGCACCAGCTTTGCCGGGTGCTTTGGGTGCACCGTCTAGATTGAAAAGCAGCTCCGATCCAAGCATCGCTACGCAAGACGACATTGCTGCACCTCCTCCATATTCGACCACTTACCAg CAATCCTTCGAACAACCAAAAAGAAGATCACAAGGGGCAATGGGAGATGGAAAATACGGATTTTCATTATCAGGACAAGTTAGCAATCAATCAGGATCACCAGAATATTTAGGTGGTTCATTCGAGCCACGATCTTCTTCTCATCATAGTCCTCCTGATTTACCTCCAAGAGTGGATCGTAATGCAAAGCCGAGTAGTCAACAGCAAAGAAACACTATCGGGAGGTCTGCACAAGAACGGTTGCTAAATAAGACAGACTCGGTATTGGACGTTGCAAATTATATAAATGCAACACCTCATAAAGCTAATGCCACATCATCTCTCGAAAGAGCCCAACCAAAAGCG GGAAGCTACGATAGCATGTCTTCTTATGATTCctataataatacaaatggAAATACCAGTTATGGAGTACCGGGTTTAAGTACGTCAACCGGTCGATTGGGTCCCAATGTCCCAGACGACTTAAAAAGCAGTGGTGGACCGGCAAGACCACACGATCCTTACAGATTCACTAGATCAACTGCGCAACCAATTCCAAATCATGATTCCCAACCACGAACTGATTATGCCAAATACAG CCGCACAACTGATTACAAGTCGATAACGTTACCGCAAAATAAACCTGGAGGATCCTACAAGCCAATACCCCCTCCGAAACCAAAAAACTATAGGCCACCACAAACGAGTTTGACTCAAACAGAAAATAACGGAAATGAAGTAAATAATACTCATCAACATTCAAAGAGTTATTCCATTGCTACTTCTCAT GTAGAAGGTATCAATAATGTCCAACGAAATAGTGGACAGTATTATTACAACATACCACCACCAAATCGACATGATTCAAATCTCGGAAATTCACATCACAATTTAAGTCACCTATCTACGCCTGCGCACAATCACAGTTTGAGTCATACGCATGCGCATTGTAGCCCGCCAATGTCGACTCATAGTCATAGTAATAGTGCCAGTCAGTTAAGCCTCGGTCTTTCACATAATAGAAACAGTGTTAATCACAACGGGTACGTCGTCAACAATGGACACAATGCACCTGGACAAAGTTTCCCAACGAGTCCAGGACATAATCGGGAACCGAGTGGACTAGATCTCGCTGGAAGCAGGGAACAGAGAGGAAGCGCTTTTGAACTTTATCGCAAACCTGTACACCATTACAACGCGAGGTAA
- the LOC126871867 gene encoding tight junction protein ZO-1 isoform X3: MVDRSIVRRKNSNDSSGISNTRYDKPGYETAHISNRPSAHFSLFFRKLVFTVPLTEYFSGLIVRSLFRQAFLEARYRRRSLVRKRQYRLLIEMRIFSKLFHHGKKKKKRHDLKKSTQRRRNYVPQDNFLLAGNQHGRERRRRKNGDRAWEVHHVTVTRVPGYGFGIAVSGGRDNPHFTNGDPAIAISDVLKAGPAEGKLQVNDRIISANGISLEGADYGAAIRVLRDSGSTVLLVVKRRASSNTSGSIGNSTLQSHRLTLTRNNKKDDFGIVLGCRLYVKEVTRDNTGVKPGDVLTRIGSVATDNMTLKEAKKLMDQCKDRLSIVVTRDNSCCHVQQQAKSETGEYVSGTTSYSSQNLYVPPPTRQPIEDKSNLVPRGRARGPLMDVSLSQLDLPATPTVDPPRPPPPRPEDYYSTRRQLYDEDLSRNKLPMPDPRFITFQKEGSVGVRLSGGNETGVFVTAVQAGSPASLQGLQPGDKILKINDMDMKGVTREEAVLFLLSLQEQIDLIVQHRRQEYDQVVASGKGDSFHIKTHFHYEQPQKGEMSFRSGDVFHVVDTLHNGVVGSWQVFRIGRNNQEVQKGIIPNKARAEELATAQFNATKKEMSASESRGSFFRRRRSSHRRSKSLGRDHWDDVVFSDSVSKFPAYERVILRHPGFVRPVVLFGPVADLAREKLLKDFPDKFTSPQMENQLDDNIGKNTKSSGIIRLSAIREVMDRGKHALLDITPNAVDRLNYAQFYPIVIFLKAETKQIIKEMRAGIPKSAHKSSKKLLEQCQKLDKIWGHIFSAVITLTTPEAWYRKLRELIDRQQQGLLWMSQTKPEEALSDDFLFPMTSRLSYASSPESDLELSPAPALPGALGAPSRLKSSSDPSIATQDDIAAPPPYSTTYQQSFEQPKRRSQGAMGDGKYGFSLSGQVSNQSGSPEYLGGSFEPRSSSHHSPPDLPPRVDRNAKPSSQQQRNTIGRSAQERLLNKTDSVLDVANYINATPHKANATSSLERAQPKAGSYDSMSSYDSYNNTNGNTSYGVPGLSTSTGRLGPNVPDDLKSSGGPARPHDPYRFTRSTAQPIPNHDSQPRTDYAKYRMMARKPRPLRKACRIYISSRDTLV; the protein is encoded by the exons CTTCCGCAAATTAGTGTTCACCGTTCCTCTAACCGAATATTTCTCCGGCTTGATCGTTAGAAGTTTGTTTCGTCAAGCTTTTCTCGAAGCACG TTACCGACGGAGATCGCTAGTAAGAAAACGTCAATATCGACTATTGATTGAGATGAGGATATTCAGTAAATTGTTTCACCATggcaagaagaagaaaaaacggcatgatttaaaaaaaagtacaCAAAGAAGAAGGAACTATGTACCTCaagataattttcttttagcTGGGAATCAACAtggaagagagagaagaagacGTAAG AACGGCGACAGAGCATGGGAGGTTCATCATGTTACTGTTACCAGAGTTCCGGGTTACGGATTCGGTATTGCTGTTTCTGGTGGTCGGGATAATCCTCATTTCACTAACGGCGATCCTGCTATCGCGATTTCTGATGTCTTGAAAGCTGGACCGGCCGAAGGAAAATTGca AGTAAATGATCGCATAATATCTGCCAATGGAATATCGTTAGAGGGCGCCGATTATGGAGCAGCAATTCGTGTTCTCAGGGATTCCGGATCGACGGTTCTTTTAGTTGTTAAGCGTAGAGCTTCGTCGAATACTTCTGGAAGTATAGGAAATTCCACTCTTCAGAGTCATCGGTTGACTTTAacgagaaataataaaaaagatg ATTTCGGGATTGTTCTTGGGTGTCGTCTTTACGTGAAAGAAGTAACTCGAGATAACACAGGGGTGAAACCGGGAGACGTTTTAACGCGAATCGGCAGCGTGGCTACGGATAACATGACCTTAAAGGAAGCTAAGAAATTGATGGATCAGTGCAAAGATAGATTGTCGATCGTGGTAACTCGAGACAACTCCTGCTGTCACGTTCAACAACAGGCAAAGAGCGAAACTGGTGAATATGTTTCTGGTACGACGAGTTACAGTAGCCAGAACTTGTACGTTCCACCTCCAACGAGACAACCGATAGAGGACAAGAGCAATCTTGTTCCTAGAGGTCGTGCAAGAGGGCCATTGATGGATGTATCTCTCAGTCAATTGGATCTTCCTGCGACACCTACGGTAGACCCTCCCAGGCCACCGCCTCCTAGACCAGAAG ATTATTACAGCACAAGGAGACAATTGTACGATGAAGATCTATCTAGGAACAAGCTTCCAAT GCCCGATCCTCGATTTATTACTTTCCAAAAGGAGGGATCAGTGGGCGTTAGATTAAGTGGCGGAAACGAAACTGGCGTTTTCGTGACAGCCGTTCAAGCAGGAAGCCCGGCGTCTCTTCAGGGTTTACAACCTGGAGATAAgattttaaaa ATAAACGATATGGACATGAAAGGAGTAACAAGAGAAGAGGCTGTCCTTTTCTTACTTAGCCTCCAAGAACAAATTGATTTGATCGTTCAACACCGACGACAGGAATACGATCAAGTAGTAGCATCTGGAAAGGGCGATTCTTTTCACATAAA AACTCATTTCCATTACGAACAACCGCAAAAAGGTGAAATGAGTTTTCGTAGCGGAGATGTGTTTCACGTTGTAGACACGCTGCACAACGGTGTTGTCGGCTCGTGGCAGGTGTTTCGTATTGGTAGGAATAATCAGGAAGTACAAAAAGGAATAATTCCAAATAAAGCACGAGCCGAAGAACTAGCAACGGCGCAATTCAATGCAACCAAGAAGGAAATGAGTGCCAGTGAAAGCAGAGGTAGTTTCTTTAGGAGAAGACGAAGCAGTCATAGACGTTCTAAATCTCTTGGCAGa GATCATTGGGACGATGTAGTATTTTCAGACAGTGTTAGCAAATTTCCAGCGTATGAAAGAGTAATCTTAAGGCACCCAGGATTTGTCAGACCCGTAGTATTATTTGGTCCTGTCGCAGATCTAGCTAGAGAAAAGTTGTTGAAAGACTTTCCTGATAAATTCACGTCTCCGC AAATGGAAAATCAGTTAGATGATAACATTGGAAAGAATACAAAGTCATCGGGTATCATTCGACTTAGTGCTATCAGAGAAGTGATGGATCGAGGAAAACATGCTTTATTGGACATCACTCCAAACGCAGTGGATCGATTGAATTATGCGCAATTCTATCCTATAGTCATTTTTCTGAAAGCTGAAACGAAACAAATTATCAAGGAGATGCGTGCCGGAATTCCTAA ATCGGCGCATAAAAGTAGTAAAAAGCTTCTGGAGCAGTGTCAAAAATTAGATAAAATTTGGGGCCATATATTCAGCGCGGTGATTACATTAACCACACCGGAAGCTTGGTATCGAAAATTAAGAGAACTGATCGACCGACAACAACAAGGACTACTTTGGATGAGTCAAACTAAG CCGGAAGAAGCACTCTCGGATGACTTCCTATTCCCGATGACTTCTCGCCTCTCCTATGCTTCCTCTCCGGAGAGTGACTTGGAACTTAGTCCGGCACCAGCTTTGCCGGGTGCTTTGGGTGCACCGTCTAGATTGAAAAGCAGCTCCGATCCAAGCATCGCTACGCAAGACGACATTGCTGCACCTCCTCCATATTCGACCACTTACCAg CAATCCTTCGAACAACCAAAAAGAAGATCACAAGGGGCAATGGGAGATGGAAAATACGGATTTTCATTATCAGGACAAGTTAGCAATCAATCAGGATCACCAGAATATTTAGGTGGTTCATTCGAGCCACGATCTTCTTCTCATCATAGTCCTCCTGATTTACCTCCAAGAGTGGATCGTAATGCAAAGCCGAGTAGTCAACAGCAAAGAAACACTATCGGGAGGTCTGCACAAGAACGGTTGCTAAATAAGACAGACTCGGTATTGGACGTTGCAAATTATATAAATGCAACACCTCATAAAGCTAATGCCACATCATCTCTCGAAAGAGCCCAACCAAAAGCG GGAAGCTACGATAGCATGTCTTCTTATGATTCctataataatacaaatggAAATACCAGTTATGGAGTACCGGGTTTAAGTACGTCAACCGGTCGATTGGGTCCCAATGTCCCAGACGACTTAAAAAGCAGTGGTGGACCGGCAAGACCACACGATCCTTACAGATTCACTAGATCAACTGCGCAACCAATTCCAAATCATGATTCCCAACCACGAACTGATTATGCCAAATACAG AATGATGGCACGAAAACCTCGACCATTGAGGAAAGCCTGTAGAATCTATATTTCTAGTCGAGATACGCTAGTCTGA